In the genome of Streptomyces sp. P3, the window GTGCGCCTGGTCGGCGTAGACACAGCCGACGCGCGGCAGCCGCGACATCAGCGGCGGGCCCAGGCGGGCGGGGACGGAGACGGCGTCGCAGCCCAGCGGGGCGGTCATGCCCTCCGGGACGGCGAGCCGGCGCGGGGGGACGGCGCAGGGCTCGCCGCCGGGTCCGCGGCGCATGCGCACCAGTGTGTCGAGCGTGCGCACCGGGGCCCGGCCGGGGCCGGGGCTCACGTCCTTCCCCGCTCGCGACCGTGCTCGAGCGGGTGGGGGAGCGGCAGCGGGAGTGCGGCCGCGGTGTGGCCGGGCACCCGGCCGTGTCGGGTGTCGCGGCCCTCGACCACGTTGGGGTCGGCCGCGCGGTGCTGCCACTGCGGTGCCACGCGGGAGGCCAGGACGCCGGTGCCGGACGCGGGGTGCGGGCGGGCCGCCGCCGGGCCGGCCGGCGCGTGGACTCGCTGTTCGGCGGGCTCGTCCCCGTCGGCCGGGTCGTCGCCCGTCCCCGGTTTCGGGCGGGCGCTCCAGCCGAGGTCGTTGCGCGGTCCTGCGGAGTCGGCGGACGGTCGTGCGGCGCCGTCGTGGAACTCGTCCCGGGTGTCGAGGAGGCCGCCGAGGTCGCAGGGGTGCGGTGCGGCGGCGTCGCCGTCGAGGCTGTTGCGGGGTTCGGCCGGGTCACGAGGCACGTCGGCCTTGCGCGGCAGGTCGGCCCAGACCAGCAGGCCGGGCCCGTGTTCCTGGGCGCCCCAGGAGTGACAGAGGGCCTCGACCAGGATCAGTCCCCGCCCGTGCTCCTCCTCGGGCCGCTGCGGAGAGGGATGCGGCTCACCGGGCGCGCAGCCCTGGTCGCGCACGGCTATGCGGACCAGGTCGTCGCCGTCGTGCAGCTCGCAGACGACGATGTCGCTCGCGGTGTGCACGATCGCGTTGGTGACCAGCTCGGAGACGACCAGGGCGGCGGTGTCGCAAGTGTCCTCGCACACCGACCAACCCGTCAGCCGGGCCCTCGTCAGGCGTCTGGCCTGGGCGGGGGAACCCGGGTGGGCGGCCAGTTCGAATCGGAACCGGCGCTCGGCAGCGGCCTGGTCGGGGCCTGCTCCCGCGCTGGCACCGAGACCCTGGGGGCGGCCTGCGGCGGCGTCTGTTCCTAAGGGCGCGGACGGAATCACGCTTGCCACTATCGCCCCGCCGTGAACACTTGGCAAGTGTCACTCTGAAAAATGCAGAGTGCTGTGTGACGCGGTGGAGGGCCGTGGCACACTGCTCCGCAACAGCACGTAGAACGGCGCCGGTCGGGACCGGCCGGAGATCCGTACTCATCCGTACAGATCTTCGGACACGTCCTCGAGTGGCGCCGTAGGGCTGTCGGGATTCTTTTCGTGGACCGGCCGGGGCGGGGCTCGTGGGCCCCCGCGCGACCGGCCGGGCTCTTCGTGGAGGTGGAGCGTGAGCGAACCGCGGTCCGCGCCGACGGTCGGACAGGTCGTCCTCGGTCGGCGTCTGCTGGACCTGCGGGAACGCGCCGGGCTCAAGCGCGAGGAAGCCGCCGGCATCCTGCGCGTCGCGCCCGCCACGGTCCGGCGCATGGAGATGGCGGAGGTCAGCCTCAAGATCCCGTACCTTCAGCTGCTGCTGAAGGCCTACGGGGTCACCGACGAGGAGGCCGAGGGCTTCGTCCAGCTCGCCGAGGACGCCAACAAGCCGGGCTGGTGGCAGCGCTTCCACGACGTCCTGCCCGGCTGGTTCTCGATGCACGTCAGCCTGGAGGGCGCCGCGGCCCTCATCCGCCAGTACGAGCCCCACTTCGTCCCCGGACTGCTCCAGACCGAGGACTACGCGCGCGGAGTCCTGCGGTCCGGCGCCATCGGCCAGACCAGGCCGGAGGACATCGAGCGCCTCGTCGCGCTGCGCATACAACGCCAGGATCTGCTCACCCGCGAAGACGCGCCCCGGTTGTGGGTCGTGATGGACGAGACAGTTCTGCGCCGCCCGGCCGGCGCCCCGGAGGTGATGCGCGCGCAGATCGACAAACTGCTCGAGACCGCGGAGCTGCCGAACGTGACGTTGCAGGTCGCCCCGTTCGCCAACGGGCCGCACCCGGGCACGTACGGGCCCTTCGTGCTCTTCCGATTCGCCATGCCGGAGCTTCCGGACATGGTCTACAGCGAGTACCTGACCGGCGCGGTCTATCTGGACGCGCGCACCGAGGTGGCGACCCACCTCGAGGTCATG includes:
- a CDS encoding helix-turn-helix transcriptional regulator, whose amino-acid sequence is MSEPRSAPTVGQVVLGRRLLDLRERAGLKREEAAGILRVAPATVRRMEMAEVSLKIPYLQLLLKAYGVTDEEAEGFVQLAEDANKPGWWQRFHDVLPGWFSMHVSLEGAAALIRQYEPHFVPGLLQTEDYARGVLRSGAIGQTRPEDIERLVALRIQRQDLLTREDAPRLWVVMDETVLRRPAGAPEVMRAQIDKLLETAELPNVTLQVAPFANGPHPGTYGPFVLFRFAMPELPDMVYSEYLTGAVYLDARTEVATHLEVMDRMAAQAATAHRTKEILRDLRKEL